A single genomic interval of Nonomuraea rubra harbors:
- a CDS encoding ABC transporter ATP-binding protein, with product MRLQAAGVKLGYGDRVIVDGLDLGIEAGTVTTIIGPNGCGKSTLLRALGRLLKPQGGEVLLDGKRIDRIPTREVAKILGVLPQSPSAPEGLTVADLVARGRHPHQTWYRQWSSDDEGAVAAALDMTGLSDLAERPLEELSGGQRQRAWISMALAQGTDLLLLDEPTTFLDLAHQVEVLELVRHLHEEAGRTVVMVLHDLNLAARYADRLVAMRDGRVIASGTPHEVLTENLLREVFELDAKVIADPVAGTPLVVPIGPLHASRAHG from the coding sequence GTGAGACTGCAGGCAGCCGGCGTCAAGCTCGGGTACGGCGACCGCGTCATCGTGGACGGGCTCGACCTCGGCATCGAGGCCGGCACGGTGACCACCATCATCGGCCCGAACGGCTGCGGCAAGTCCACGCTGCTGCGCGCCCTCGGCCGGCTGCTCAAGCCCCAGGGCGGCGAGGTGCTGCTGGACGGCAAGCGCATCGACAGGATCCCCACCCGTGAGGTGGCCAAGATCCTCGGCGTGCTCCCGCAGTCGCCCTCCGCGCCCGAGGGCCTGACCGTCGCCGACCTGGTCGCGCGCGGGCGGCACCCGCACCAGACGTGGTACCGGCAGTGGTCCTCCGACGACGAGGGCGCGGTCGCGGCGGCGCTCGACATGACGGGCCTGTCCGACCTGGCCGAGCGGCCGCTGGAGGAGCTGTCGGGCGGGCAGCGGCAGCGGGCGTGGATCTCCATGGCCCTGGCCCAGGGCACGGACCTGCTGCTGCTCGACGAGCCGACCACGTTCCTGGACCTGGCGCACCAGGTGGAGGTGCTGGAGCTCGTCCGGCATCTGCACGAGGAGGCCGGCCGTACGGTGGTCATGGTCCTGCACGACCTCAACCTGGCCGCGCGCTACGCCGACCGCCTGGTCGCCATGCGCGACGGCCGGGTGATCGCCTCCGGCACCCCGCACGAGGTGCTCACCGAGAACCTGCTGCGGGAGGTGTTCGAGCTGGACGCCAAGGTCATCGCCGACCCGGTGGCCGGCACGCCGCTGGTCGTCCCGATCGGCCCGCTCCACGCCTCCCGCGCCCACGGCTAG